The proteins below come from a single Argentina anserina chromosome 1, drPotAnse1.1, whole genome shotgun sequence genomic window:
- the LOC126783424 gene encoding phosphoribosylformylglycinamidine cyclo-ligase, chloroplastic/mitochondrial: MSTALKPNPDLSLSFATSSRPSYSKPNSTHTHLPRLPSLTFSGLSVASSSGPSKSRSLCAVSKNVGSDQDGGFSYKDAGVDIDAGAELVRRIAKMAPGIGGFGGLFPLGDSYLVAGTDGVGTKLKLAFDTGIHDTIGIDLVAMSVNDIVTSGAKPLFFLDYYATSRLDVDLAEKVIKGIVNGCQQSDCVLLGGETAEMPGFYAEGEYDLSGCAVGIVKKESVINGKSIVAGDVLIGLPSSGVHSNGFSLVRRVLDHSGLSLKDQLPGNSVTLGEAVMAPTVIYVKQVLDIISKGGVKGIAHITGGGFTDNIPRVFPKGLGAVIYNNSWEIPAVFKWIQEAGRIEDVEMRRTFNMGIGMVLVVSKEASQRIIEEENGAYCIGEVITGEGVSYR; this comes from the exons ATGTCCACCGCCCTCAAACCAAACCCAGACCTCAGTCTCAGCTTTGCCACCTCTTCAAGACCCTCATATTCGAAACCCAACTCCACCCACACCCACCTACCCAGACTGCCATCCTTGACCTTCTCCGGCCTCTCTGTAGCTTCCTCTAGTGGACCTTCTAAGAGCAGAAGCCTATGCGCTGTTTCGAAGAATGTAGGCTCTGATCAGGATGGTGGGTTTTCGTATAAGGACGCCGGCGTGGATATAGATGCTGGGGCGGAGCTCGTTAGGAGAATTGCCAAGATGGCCCCCGGAATTGGTGGCTTTGGAGGGCTTTTCCCTCTCG GTGATTCGTATCTTGTTGCTGGTACTGATGGTGTGGGAACTAAGCTTAAGCTCGCGTTTGATACTGGCATTCATGATACCATTGGTATTGATTTG GTTGCGATGAGTGTCAATGATATTGTAACTTCTGGAGCCAAGCCGTTATTTTTCCTTGATTACTATGCTACAAGCCGCCTTGATGTTGATCTTGCTGAAAAG GTTATCAAGGGAATTGTCAATGGTTGCCAACAATCTGACTGTGTTCTTTTAGGTGGAGAG ACTGCTGAGATGCCGGGTTTCTATGCTGAGGGTGAGTATGACCTCAGTGGTTGTGCTGTTGGAATTGTGAAAAAGGAATCAGTGATTAATGGGAAAAGCATTGTGGCTGGAGACGTTCTCATTGGCCTACCATCCAGTGGGGTTCATTCCAATGGTTTCTCTCTTGTAAGAAG GGTACTAGATCATAGTGGGTTGTCTCTGAAGGACCAACTACCGGGTAACTCTGTAACATTAGGTGAAGCTGTAATGGCCCCCACAGTGATATATGTTAAGCAG GTGCTCGACATAATTAGCAAGGGTGGTGTGAAGGGGATAGCCCACATCACAGGAGGTGGTTTCACTGACAATATACCTAGAGTATTTCCAAAAGGCTTAGGAGCTGTAATCTACAATAATTCATGGGAAATCCCAGCTGTTTTTAAATGGATCCAAGAG GCTGGAAGAATAGAAGATGTTGAAATGAGGCGAACTTTTAATATGGGTATTGGGATGGTTCTTGTTGTGAGTAAGGAGGCATCCCAGAGAATAATTGAGGAAGAAAATGGAGCTTACTGCATTGGTGAGGTTATAACTGGTGAAGGAGTGAGTTATAGATGA
- the LOC126802354 gene encoding uncharacterized protein LOC126802354, which yields MAYRTSKRTPTGTTPYALMYGHNAVLPIEINVQSLRVREQHQLISEDYVQAMYQEHEDLDSRRMEALDSLIAEKKNITRLYDKRMRGRSFGVGDLVLKACLPYGERIDGRGKWFAKWEGPFVIDQVMGKGAYYLRDTDGNVHKNPMNGRYLKKYFPSVWEYEDPPAAVQAT from the coding sequence ATGGCTTATAGAACTTCCAAACGAACTCCAACTGGTACTACACCTTATGCCTTGATGTATGGACATAATGCAGTACTTCCTATTGAGATTAATGTTCAGTCGCTGAGGGTTCGCGAGCAGCACCAGCTGATTAGCGAGGACTATGTCCAGGCTATGTATCAAGAACATGAGGACTTGGATTCTCGACGGATGGAAGCTCTCGACAGCCTTATTGCAGAAAAGAAGAATATAACACGGCTATATGACAAACGCATGAGAGGACGCAGCTTTGGAGTTGGGGACTTAGTTTTGAAAGCTTGTTTGCCTTACGGTGAGCGAATTGATGGTCGTGGTAAATGGTTTGCTAAATGGGAAGGTccttttgtgattgatcaagtAATGGGTAAAGGAGCTTATTACCTTCGCGATACTGATGGGAATGTTCACAAAAATCCTATGAATGGTCGCTATCTTAAGAAGTACTTCCCTAGTGTTTGGGAGTATGAAGATCCACCGGCAGCGGTGCAGGCAACATAA
- the LOC126802363 gene encoding LOW QUALITY PROTEIN: uncharacterized protein LOC126802363 (The sequence of the model RefSeq protein was modified relative to this genomic sequence to represent the inferred CDS: inserted 8 bases in 5 codons; deleted 4 bases in 2 codons), giving the protein MDMSLGDKGPAILQLLKWDPSQPQLNLSEFLVAYISPTRQLLLLLYQCEALLFPLLTGNYNLESNFDESLQSPETEPGRSGSTREDLPCTSGSVGDVNNDLSFGGDSLRDQSYPFVGDVNSLAWGICEDTYNQHNDALFRELLFVCGKQGIMPLLRKDDALQLGNETLDDGALATTPESNRHWEQARNWARQLEASAGVWKSVVHHVTETQAESMVAEWKEFLWDVPEERIALWGHCQILFIRYSFPDLQAGLFFLKHADALEKDLPARELHELLLLSLQWLSGMITLSKPVYPLHLIREIETRVWLLAVESEAQVKSEGDFNLSSSILDLIDRTASIITKMDNHIGTFRNRTVEKQDARENNQGYHKNQVSDVSFPTTTAGSTKTKRRAKGYVPLRRSSPVLDSLDRSADPDEGSNSLHVRYELQSQDENLKTDMSFSHWEERVGPAELERAVLSLLEFGQIAAAKQLQHKLSPVKVPSEILLVDAALKLAAMSTPNKKVSVAMLDEEVRAVIQSHNIMTMQHEVDTVQVLESLATVFTEGXAVNKAACMLGLSFSEAFVKQPIELLQLLSLKAQESFEEAHLPVRTHTMPAASIARILSESFLKVGLFTTHRGGYMDSXKKKGPAPLLWRFSDFLKWEELCPSEQEIEHALVXLVITGQEVPHACDVELLILSHHFHKLSSCLDGVDVLVALAATRVEAYVSEGDFSCLARLITRVGNFHALNFILGTLVENGQLDLLLQKYSAAANTNAGTAEAIRGFRMAVLTSLLKVHENLKLYNEFITCLYVEKQLVYNHFDMKHETAALLESRAEQSSEQWFIRFDKDQNEDLLDSMRYYIEAAEVHKSIDAGNXTRRACAQASLLSLQIRMQDFHWLYRSETNARRXLVEQSRFQEALIVAEAYDLNQPSEWALVLWIQMLKPEVLVDFVVVLPRQPSMLVDLARFYKAEVSARGDQSQFSVWLPAEWAKDLGRSFRCLLKRTRDLKLPLQLATVATGFGDVIDACTKALEFRHDP; this is encoded by the exons ATGGATATGTCACTGGGTGATAAAGGACCTGCTATACTTCAGTTGCTCAAATGGGACCCTTCTCAGCCCCAGCTAAACTTGTCAGAGTTCCTTGTAGCTTACATTTCACCTACAAGACAGTTACTATTGTTGCTATATCAGTGTGAGGCTTTATTGTTTCCTCTACTTACAG gtaattataatttggagAGTAATTTTGATGAAAGTCTCCAAAGTCCAGAGACAGAGCCTGGTAGGTCAGGTTCGACAAGGGAGGATTTGCCGTGCACTTCTGGATCAGTTGGAGATGTTAATAATGATTTGAGTTTTGGAGGGGATAGTTTAAGAGATCAGAGTTACCCTTTTGTTGGTGATGTTAACTCTCTGGCTTGGGGAATTTGTGAGGACACTTATAATCAGCACAATGATGCGTTATTTAGAGAACTTTTGTTTGTGTGTGGCAAGCAAGGTATTATG CCACTATTACGAAAGGATGATGCTTTGCAACTGGGGAATGAAACTCTAGATGATGGTGCACTTGCAACAACACCGGAAAGTAATAGGCACTGGGAGCAAGCACGCAACTGGGCCAGACAGCTGGAGGCCAGTGCCGGAGTTTGGAAATCTGTTGTTCATCATGTAACTGAAACACAG GCTGAATCCATGGTAGCTGAGTGGAAGGAATTTCTTTGGGATGTTCCCGAGGAAAGGATCGCTTTATGGGGGCATTGCCAAATCCTGTTCATCAGATATTCCTTCCCTGATTTACAG GCTGGGCTATTTTTCCTCAAGCATGCAGACGCTCTGGAAAAAGATCTTCCAGCTAGGGAGCTTCATGAGCTGTTGCTGCTTTCACTACAATGGTTAAGCGGAATGATCACTCTGTCCAAACC AGTTTATCCACTTCATCTGATTCGAGAAATCGAGACTAGAGTATGGCTGTTGGCTGTAGAATCAGAGGCACAGGTTAAGAGTGAAGGAGACTTCAATCTAAGCAGTTCCATCCTTGATCTCATTGACAGAACAGCAAGTATCATAACAAAGATGGACAATCACATTGGTACATTTAGAAACAGAACCGTAGAGAAACAGGATGCAAGGGAAAATAACCAGGGATATCACAAGAACCAAGTATCAGATGTTAGCTTTCCAACCACAACAGCAGGGAGTACAAAGACAAAACGAAGGGCAAAAGGCTATGTGCCATTAAGACGG AGTAGCCCAGTACTGGACTCACTAGACAGAAGTGCTGATCCTGATGAGGGTTCTAATTCTCTTCATGTTAGATATGAGCTGCAGTCTCAggatgaaaacttaaaaacagACATGTCATTTTCACATTGGGAGGAAAGGGTTGGACCTGCAGAGCTGGAAAGAGCTGTTCTTTCTTTATTAGAATTCGGACAGATAGCTGCTGCAAAGCAACTCCAGCACAAGCTCTCTCCAGTAAAAGTACCTTCAGAAATTTTACTTGTGGATGCTGCGCTGAAACTTGCCGCTATGTCCACTCCAAATAAAAAGGTATCTGTAGCAATGCTTGATGAAGAAGTACGTGCAGTTATTCAGTCCCACAATATTATGACCATGCAACATGAAGTTGATACAGTGCAG GTCCTGGAGAGTCTAGCAACTGTTTTTACTGAAGG AGCAGTCAACAAAGCAGCATGTATGTTAGGTCTTTCATTTTCGGAGGCATTTGTTAAGCAGCCAATTGAATTACTGCAACTGCTTTCCCTTAAAGCACAGGAATCGTTTGAGGAGGCACATCTCCCTGTCAGAACTCATACAATGCCTGCAGCCAGTATTGCTCGGATTCTTTCAGAATCCTTTCTAAAGGTTGGGCTTTTCACTA CTCATCGTGGAGGATACATggattc aaaaaaaaaaggacctGCTCCATTACTCTGGAGGTTTTCAGACTTCTTAAAGTGGGAAGAGCTTTGTCCTTCGGAACAAGAAATTGAGCATGCATTAGT CTTGGTTATTACTGGACAAGAAGTACCACATGCCTGTGAC GTTGAGCTTCTAATATTGTCACACCACTTCCACAAACTATCATCCTGCCTTGATGGAGTTGATGTTCTTGTAGCCCTTGCAGCTACCAGAGTCGAAGCTTATGTGTCTGAGGGTGATTTTTCATGTTTGGCCCGTCTGATAACTAGAGTAGGGAACTTCCATGCCCTCAATTTCATTCTTGGAACTCTTGTTGAAAATGGCCAACTGGATCTCCTTCTTCAGAAGTATTCAGCTGCTGCAAATACGAATGCTGGCACTGCTGAGGCCATCCGTGGATTTCGAATGGCTGTTCTGACATCACTTCTTAAAGTTCATGAGAATTTAAA GCTATACAATGAATTTATTACTTGCCTATATGTTGAGAAACAATTA GTCTACAACCACTTTGACATGAAACATGAAACGGCTGCTCTTTTGGAGTCACGAGCCGAGCAGTCATCAGAGCAGTGGTTCATTCGTTTTGACAAGGATCAGAATGAGGACCTTCTAGACTCCATGCGTTATTATATTGAAGCTGCTGAAGTTCACAAATCCATTGATGCTGGCA AAACACGCAGAGCATGTGCTCAGGCCTCCTTGTTGTCCCTTCAGATTCGCATGCAAGATTTCCACTGGCTGTACCGATCCGAAACCAATGCCAGGC GCCTAGTTGAGCAGTCTCGTTTCCAAGAGGCCCTCATTGTTGCTGAAGCCTATGATCTTAATCAGCCAAGTGAATGGGCCTTGGTACTTTGGATCCAGATGCTCAAACCAGAAGTTCTGGTAGATTTTGTGGTTGTTCTTCCCCGCCAGCCCTCAATG CTGGTTGATCTGGCAAGGTTTTATAAGGCCGAGGTGTCAGCAAGAGGGGACCAATCTCAGTTCTCAGTTTGGTTGCCAGCGGAATGGGCGAAGGATCTGGGGAGGTCGTTTAGATGCTTGTTGAAACGGACAAGAGATTTGAAGTTGCCGTTGCAGCTGGCTACTGTAGCAACTGGTTTTGGAGATGTCATTGATGCATGTACAAAGGCTTTAGAGTTTAGACACGATCCCTGA